The stretch of DNA GGAGCAGTGGTTTATCGGTATGGAGAGCGCGATGCACAGCTCGACGCTGCGCCAGCGTGCGCTCGACGAAATCAAGAAAGTGAAATGGGACCCGGGTTGGGGCGAAGAGCGTATCTCAAACATGGTCGCCTCACGTCCCGATTGGTGTATCTCCCGGCAGCGCGTCTGGGGAGTTCCCATTCCGATCCTCTTCTGCGACGGCTGCAATCAGCCGCTGCGCTCGAAGACCGCCAACGAGGCCGTAATCGCGCTGTTCGCGCGCGAAGGCGCCGACGCATGGTACACACGCGAAGTAAACCAGATTCTGCCGGATGACGTGAAGTGCCAACAATGTTCCGGTAAGAACTTCCGCAAAGAGTTCGACATCATCGATGTGTGGTTCGAGTCAGGTTCGAGCTGGGCTGCGGTGATGAAGGAAAATGTCGCCGACATGTACATCGAGGGCGGCGATCAGCATCGCGGATGGTTTCAATCTTCCCTGCTCTGCTCTGTAGGCACCCGTAATCGCGCGCCGTACAAAACTGCCGTCACCTGCGGCTGGACACTCGACCCTGAAGGCCGCGCGATGTCGAAATCATTGGGCAACGGAGTTGATCCAGTAGAGGTCGCGAATAAGCTTGGCGCGGAGATTGTGCGCCTGTGGGTCGCGTCCGTTGATTTCCGCGAGGACATGCATGCTTCTGACGAACTCATGCAGCGCGTCGCCGACAACTATCGCGACATTCGCAACGCCTTTCGCTGGATACTTGGGAACCTCGACGGCTTCGAACCGGAGCGCGATCAAGTCACCTTCGAGCACATGGAGCCAATCGACCGCTATATGCTTCTGCTCACGGCCGATCTCGTGCGCGATGTGCTGCTTTGGTATGAAAAGTTCGAGTTTCACCGCATCTACCAGCGCGTGATCGCGTTTCGCACCAGCGAACTGAGCAACTTCTACTTTGATGTACTGAAAGATCGGCTCTACACCCATCCACGAACTTCGCAGGCGCGCCGCTCCGGGCAGACCGCCATCTGGCGCATCGGCCAGGCATTGGTCCGTCTGCTCGCGCCAATGATGAGCTTTACTGCGGAAGAAGTATGGCAGTTTCTGCCGTCGGTGGGAGAGAAGCCCGAAAGCGTACATCTAGCTCTCTTCCCCACTCCTGAAGAGGTACTGGGTAACACAGAACATACGCCCGATGTTTCGGGCAAATCGATGCCAAGTGGAACCGAACAGATTCGCGCTGACTGGGACCGTTTGCTACTCATCCGCGAAGAAGTCTTTCGCCATCTGGAGACCGCGCGCAAAGACAAGGTGATCGGCAGCGGACTGCAGGCCAAGGTCAGAATCTCCGCGCCTCCGGAAACTTACGTGTTGCTCGATCGGTATCGTGAAACTCTGCGCTACCTCCTCATCGTCTCTCAAGTGGAGCTACAGACGCTCGCAAGCAGCGGAAACGGCGCAGGCTTAAAAATTGAAATCTTCCCTGCGGACGGAAAGAAATGCGAACGCTGTTGGAATTATTCGACGCAGGTGGGAGCCGATCCCGAATTTCCGACGGTCTGCGAGCGTTGCAGCGGGTGGCTGCCGGAAATCCTTGCAACCGCAGGAGGACGAAGCTAGTCTTCAGAGAAGGCGATTCGCAACACAGTTTCGGTGCGCGGAGATGATGACGATTCCCAAACACCAGAGTCTTAAATCAGCAGAAAAGCTTCCGACCTCTCAAGCCGCGAAGCTTAGAAGCTCAGCAGCTTAGGAGCTTAACAGCTTTAGTTCAATGTCCACTGGGACTCTTCGCAAATACGTTCTGCTCATCGCCGGCGTGGTGCTGGCGCTCGATCGCTTCAGCAAATGGATCATCTCGCGCAGTATCCCGCTCCATGACAGCGTCAACGTGATCCCCGGTTTTTTCAAGCTGACGCACGTGACCAATGGGGGCGCGGCATTCGGGCTGTTTGCCGACTCTCCCTCTGAGTTGCGGATCGTCTTCTTGATCTTCTTTTCGCTGCTGGCGTTGGCGGTAGTTTTGGCGCTGCTCTGGAGACACACTCAGGGACTTAACAGCACCGCAGTTGCTCTTTCTCTGATTCTGGGTGGAGCATTCGGAAATCTTTGGGACCGTGTCCTATCCGGACATGTAGTCGATTTCCTGGAGTTTTACATCGGCCAATACGTCTGGCCAGACTTCAACATCGCGGACAGTGCAATTGTTGTAGGTGCGGCGATCCTAATGGTCGAAATCCTCTTCGCGCCCAAGCACCAACCTGCCTATAAAGATGGCGTAATCGCCCAGCCAAGCTCGGAAGCAGAGTAAGCCCGTACCGTTCGTTCGCCGGAGAGGTAATTGAAACCGCGAGATCGCGAATCCTCCGCGTCGGCTGCGGAATCTACCATTACAGATTTCTTGTTCGCGTAGGAGACCTATGAAATTGTTCAGTTGGCGGAAGCGCGAGAAAGCGGTGAATGGAACAGTGAAGGTATCGATGTACACCCTATCGATCTGCCCGTCCTGCAACAAGGCGAAGAAGTTCTTCACTGAGCGGTACATTCCATTCAAATTTATTAATTATGATCTAGCAGACGAGGCCACTCAGGAGAAGATCCTGCGCGAGCTCGAAGCTGAGCAAGTCGTGGCGTTTCCATTCGTTCGCATAGGCGATGAGGCGGTTCAAGGGTACGACCCGAAACGCTATGCCAAGCTGCTGGAGAGTGCTGAAAACAGCGAAGCTTCCGTTGCGGCATCCTAGGTGCGTCTCCTTCTTTCAGCCGCTGATAGTCCCTGCTCCCGAACGTCGGCTGAAGTATGCGGCCGAGCTCAGAGTCATCAAGCCACCGAGAATCCCGACAGTTCCCAGTCGCTCGTGAAGAATTGCCAGGCCCAGCAGCGTCCCAATCAGCGGCTCTAAATTAAGGAAGACTCCAGCCCGAGCCGCAGGTACGCGAGCCAACCCCCAATTCCAGAAGACGTATGCTCCGGTCGTAGCAAGAAATCCTTGTGCAATGACCGCAAGCCACACCCGCACAGAAAAATGAATCCGCACAGGATGTGTAGCTTCGGTCCAAACGAGCAATATAACTGTACCGATCAGGAGCATCGTCGCCGTAACCTGCAGCGATCCGTACTCCGTCATTAGGCGCTTGCTGATAAGAATCATCACAAGCGCTGCAAACATTGAGACGAACACAAGCAGATCTCCTGCGACCGTGGGCTGAGGACCGCCGACACTCTTTCTGGAAAACGCGATCAGTACCGCACCCAATGCGGACAGCAGCATTAGGGCATACTCGTAACCCTTCATCTTGTCCTTGAATAATGCGGCTGAACTCAGTGCAAGCAAAACGGGCAAGATGCCGACGATGAGCGAGGCGTGGGAGACGGTAGTGAGCTGCAGCCCTTTGAACTGCATGAGAAATTGCACAGGAACGCCAACGATGCTCGCGGCCAGAAGCAGCATCCATGCATGGCGATTATGAAATCGTGGAGGCCGCTTCCAGAGAATCGGCAGCAGCCCAAGAGATCCGAAAATAAATCGGTAGCCGCAGTTTTCGAAGACATTCATCTCGGCAAACGCGATCTTGCCGAAAAAAAATCCGGTACCCCAAAGACATCCAGCAGCGGCCAGGCTCACCACTGGCCACACTGAACTCGATCCGTGTTGAAGTTCTTCCGGAGTCTGCGTTTGTAACTGTGTACTGCTATCCGCCGCCATTGATGTTCAACTTAGGAGCTTAGCAGCCCAGACGATCCGGAAGCTGTAAGCTAACCAAAATGGCCGTTGAAATTTATCCTTCAGGCGCTTGGCGCGGCTTCTACAGCTATGGCCGTGGCGACCGGCATGACATGCAGCTGGATCTGCTGTTTTCCAGTGGCATACTTGCGGGCGATGGAATCGACGACGTTGGCAGCTTCGTCATGCATGGCGGCTATGATCCGCTTTCTGGAGCATGCCGTTGGACCAAGACCTACATTGGCTCCCACGATGTCACCTACTCCGGCGGACGTGACGGCACCGGCATCGCCGGAAACTGGCAGCTTGAGCGCACCGCCACTGGCACCTTTCGCATCTGGCCGGCACGAGGCAGTGATGCCACCGACATGGATGAATCCCTCCAGTTGCTTGAGCCCATCCAAGCTGGACTCTGAGTTGGCCAGGCTGTTGTGGGGTTGGCACAACTATGTGATTTCCCCGAACAACGAGCATAGCCCGAACCTATCGCTCACGTGGCACGCGAAAGTGAAGAGATCAAATGGCCTCTCGAAATCAGAAGTAAAGCCGGACGCTCTGGCGCTGTATCAGGGAAACAAGAGCTACTATGGACAAGCTTTCTCCTGCTGAGCCTTAACAAACATGGCGCAATCCTATAGTGAAAGACTCGCTGACGTTATCTTGCCTGACACCGGAGGCAACAACGTTAGACTTGGCTCCCTTTGGCAGGAGCGTCCGGCTGCGGTGGTCTTCCTTCGCCACTATGGCTGAATCTTCTGCCGCGAGCACGCCGCACAGTTGCGCGAGCATCAGAGTGAATTTGACCGAAAAGGCGCAGGGCTAGCAGCAATCGGACTGGGAGACCCGCATTACGCGCGTGCCTTCCGAGAAGAATCTGGCATCAAATTTCCGCTCCTTATTGATGAGCTACGGCAGGCTTATCGGACCCTGGACCTGAAGCAAGCTAATCTGTTTCATTTGTTCTGGAAAGTGAATAGCCTGGGACGCAAACGAGCGAAAGCATCCGGGCATCGCCAGCACAAAATGGGCAAAGATCCTTTCCAGCTGGGAGGCAGTTTCGTTTTTGGTCCTGGAAACGTGGACCATTTCGTCCACATCAGCGAGACTTTCTCTGACAACGCTCCGCCGGACGTACTCTTGAGCGCGATTCCTTAAATCGCTTTTCACGATGGAAACACGGAGAACACGGAGAAACAATTGCTGATTATGCAATTCAGAAACCGAGGAATTGACTATGAGTGAAATGGGGCGGCGGTTGTCAGTACTGAAGTTCTCAATTGTCCTCCATGGATGCGTGGTGAAATATTCGGTTAAGCCGAGGTATTGGTTGCGACCTCTGCCTTCCATTGAAAGCACAAATTGAAGCCATCCGGATCATGAAGGTAAAGTTGCTTCATGCCGTAGTAGGCGATCTGCGGCTTCTTAACCGCAACTCCGCGCGCAATCAGGTGCTCATAAACCGCATCGACGTCCGGCGCTCCGAAGTACAGACAAGTATCGTCATGGCTGCTGATGCGCAGCGGATCGGGCATTGATGGACGATTCTCGTACTCGTATGCGGTATTGAGCATCAGGTCAGCTCCACCAAGCCTAAGCCACACCCAATTGTGATTCGGCGCGACAGTATTGCTGTCTGTCGTCACGATCTCAAAGCCAAGCACATCGCAATAAAAGTTGAGTGACGTCGCCATGTCAAATACCTGGAGCAACGGCGTCATACCGCGGACATCGGGTGCCATGTTGGAACTCCCTTGTCGAAAGTTGTAGCACGATGTCTCTGGTAATAAAAACAAGGGTGTCGTAAATGCGACACCCTCGTGTATCGATTTAAAGTTACTGCGTCTGTCCGCAATTCAAGGGTTGCGGATCTGACAAGTGCGGGAGCACCGTCTCATCCGGATAGCTGTACGCGTTGTCAATGGCACTCGAGTTCTTTTCAAACATGAACCATGGCAAAAGCGCTTCGTTCTGTGGATGGTAGGTGAAGCCATCAATGGTGACCGGATAGGTAGGACGCGGCAAGTCTTCAATCACATCGCCGTCTTCCATTACGTCCTGGCACTGACCGGCGGGGTTTTGCCAGAAAGGCGTCACGTTGTGGAGACCGTCGAAGGCAACAAATGGATCGTTGAACGTTTCGGCGATTTCGTGGCTGTGCGCGGTTACATCCTGGAATCCACCACCGAAGAGTCCTGGGCTGATCCAGCTCGCATAGTTCATGACATAGAACTTCGTGCGATTTCCATTGGCGGCGTCTCCAGCTTCAACATCAAAGCTGTGGAAGCCAAGCACGCAACAATCGCTGGTGCTGCTGCCAAACAGATACGCGTTCGGAAACAGGAACGAAGAAATGTCCTGCGGAGTCATGCGCCCCGCCACCTCGGCCGCACCGATGACGGTCGAATTGTCAGGAGCGGCCGGTGGAAATAGCAGCCTCGTAAATACACTTTCCTGAATGAGTACAAACCGGCAGCAGGTTCCGTCCGGATTCAGTGCGAACTGATACGCAGGAAGCGGATCATCTTTCGTCGGCACGTGTTGAACGATTGTCATGACCTCGGCTGGTTTCAACGAAGGGCTTAACAGAGTGTGCCAGTCCGCACGCGCGTGATTTCCGAATTCGGCACGTTGGACCGCATCGGTTATCTGCGTGGGAACTTGGCTGCTGCTATAGATTGAATTGCGGAAGACCGGGCCATTAAGGAACGGCTGTACGAATGGGGTGACGTCGGAGAAAAGACGCTGGCATCCTGCAGGAGCGGAACCATCCGCAGGATTCGCACAAGTGACCGTTTGTCCGTTGACTACTTTCACGTAACGGACCGAGCCATCGGAATTGCGAAGATCCAGCGAGACCGGAACCACTGGAGCGTTGAAAACCGTCGTTCCCCCATGGGCCGGATCGTTTCCGACCATGCTGTATTCCCAAATGTGGTGCGGAGTACCGTCGAAGTAGATTCCTTGTGCTTCGAAATGACCGGTGAAGTTCGTGAGTGTATCCACGCCAGCGGGAAAACCATGTGGAGTAGGAATATTGCCCTTCCCGTGCAAACCACCAGCATTGTTCGTATGTTTTACGTGCATACCCATTAGATAGTTGTCAGGCACTACGTCATCATCGGACGCGAATGCCGCAAAACTAAAGAGCGCAAGCGACATCAAACAAAGACCAATTTTCTTGCTAGCCGACAAAAATTGGCCAGAGCGACTAGATCCTTTTTTCAAGAACACCTTAGACTCCTTAGCGGATTTGTGTGTAGACAAGCCCGCCTACGATACTGCTACTCGGGTCGGGATGTAAATGCATTTGGTGCGGATGATCAGGGATGGAAATACGCGGTGATTACCGCGTCAAGAGAGTTGCCGAAATACTGCAAAACTTTGCGTTTTCCAAGATAGCGTGATGCAGTTAAGTGCAGTTTTGGAACCTTCGTCTCGCCTAATCGTCAAGCTAATAAGACGTGTCCGGCGCGACACCCGCGGTCGCACTATCCGCCAGAGCGCTTTCATTGCTGTATCGAATCACTTGCTCGTAATCTTCGGAGAGGATTGAGCGCAGTTTCGAGAGATCGAGTGTATAGCTGCCAATCAAATACGGGAATGAATCGGGCGGGATCGACGTGACGCCCATGTTCCACATCGTATTTATTAAGGCGCGGCACATGGTGACCGTGGGAACACGCTTTACGGGAGTGTCAATGATTTCGGCACACTGAGCCACAGTGAGCGAATCGCCTCGGCTAGCGACGTTGAGAATGGTGAGCGGATCGGAAGCCTTGGGCCTCGCCAGCAGCCATGCGATCACTCTTGCGACGTCATCGACATGGGCAAATTGCAACTTGTGCTCCGTGAAGCGCTTGCCCATGGGAAGAATGATTGGCAATTTGCTTTTCCTGCGAGCCAGCATTCTACCCAGTCGTCCTGCTCCGTATGCCGTGCCGCGAATGCAATCGATCATGTAATTCTGAACGGTTGCTCCAGCGAAGATGTGCGGACGCAGAATGTAAACATCGCACCCTCCAAGACTCTGGACGCGTGCCTGGACCGCGAGCTCGGCCTCTTTCTTGTGAACTGCGTAGGTGAGGGTGTGCGCTTTCAGTTCGTCATTTTCCCGCGCAGAACGTTTGAGATTGGGACCATAGACCGACACGCTACTGAGGTGAATCAGCTTCTCGAGACTGGCACCCATTCTGTTGGCTTCGGCAATCGCCTCCAGAACGCGCGCGGTGCCAGCGACATTGATGCGCCACATGCGATCCCGATCGAGAATGCCCGTGCGCAGCGGATCGAGAACGAAGGCGAGATGTACAATGCCGACTGCATGTGTTTCGCGCAGGATTGCCGCCATGCGTCCGCAGGACGATTCTTGCCCTAGATCGATCTTTTCAAATTCGATCGAGCTTTCGATTCCCTCAGGCGGAGCGATATCGAGCCCAATGACGTGGAACTCTTGAAGCAGCGGCAATAGGCGTCGTCCGAGACTTCCGGAGACACCAGTTACCAGCAATGCGGGCTTCTTGGAAGCCATAGCTATTTCGGCGTGGGCGATTGGGTCGTAGTCGGAGGATTGCCTTGCCCCGATCCAATACCCCGCGTTGGCGATGACGTCGGCATCATAGGGCGAGCGGCGGCACCTTCAGGCCCGAAGTACACGTCGTTATATTCCGCCTTGCTCGCACTCATGATCTTCTGCCGCGAATCTGCGAGATGCTGTTGGGTGAGCCGACGCTTGATGTCGTCCTTCACCTGATCGAACGGCAGTTCCTTTTTGGAATCAAGCTTGTAGATCGTATAGCCGATGGAGTCTGAGAAAACCTCGGATACGTCGCCGGCGTTGAGCGTAAAAATCTTTCCTTCCTGAGCCGGGGGAAGACTTCCTCGCCGTCGCGACCCGAATTTCGTGCTGGGTGGCGTTGTTGTGTTCTTCAGTTGTTCGTAGGCCGTCTTCTCAACTTTTTCCGGATCGTCTCCTGCGACGAGCTGCTTGTGAGCCTCGTCGGCGATTGCCTGCGGATCAGCAGCGGCCGGCTGCGCAGGCGCAGTTCCGGGATTCGTTGGAGTGGCCGGATTGCGGGGAATGAAAATCCTCGTCAGCGTTACCTCTTCAAAAGCGGAAGGATTCTGATCGTAGTACGCCTTCTCGTCAGCCTCGCTCACATTTGCAGCTTCGGTCTGAAGCTTGCGTTCTGCGGTCTGCGCCAGCACCTGCAAGCGCGCGATGGCGAGTTGCTCTTCGTATTCCGGATCTTTGTTGATCCCCAACTTCACACCTTCGTTTGCCGCAGTGAGAAGCTGCACGTATCGCGTTGCGATTTGTCGATTCACGTTAGCCGGCGCATTGGGAGCGACAGCTTTCAGGAGCTTCTCGAACTCCGCTCGCGTAATTTGCGTCTTGCAGGACTTTGGTGACTGCACCTCCGAGGTCTTCGCGCTGGCGCTCCTGGAAACCGTCGAGTGGGCCGGAGCGGCCGGTTTTATGGTTCCATTGAGGGAAATGTCGCAGATGCCATCGATCGTAATCACTGGTGTGCTCTCGGGCACGCTCGCAATGGATGGAGCGACCGGTGACGCAGGAATCGTCGAAGGTGTAGTTGAGCTTTGTGTAGGCGCAGATTGTGGAGCCGTCGTACCGGGAGCTGCTTGTCCAAAGGCAAAGCACGCGCCGGCTAGAACGTATGTACAGAAGAAGAGCGAATGACGCTGAATCAAGATGCCTCCACGATGAACGGGGAAAATCGATGCTAGCACAGGCAAAACGAATGCTGTGCCTCTGAGTAAGACGGCCGTATAACATTAGGGTACCAGCCAGATGGCCACCTCTTACATCTCGGGCGCCGACAGCGTACGGAGCGAAAAGCGTTCAGTGGCGCGCAATTCCGTCATCGCTGCCGTGGGGATTACCGCGCTCAAGATTTTCGTCGGAATCGCAACCGGCAGCTTGGGACTCATTTCAGAGGCGGCCCATTCTGGGCTCGACCTGGTCGCGGCGGTTATAACGTTCTTTTCGGTTGGTGTTTCGGATAAGCCCGCTGACGCGGACCATCAATACGGCCACGGCAAAGTTGAGAACTTCTCTGCTTTCATCGAGACTGGCCTGCTGCTTGTAACGTGCATATGGATTCTCAGTGAAGCGGTGCGCAGGCTTTTCTTCCATCACGTCTCGATCGAGCCCTCGATCGCAGCATTCGCGGTTCTATTTCTCTCGATGGCTGTGGACTTTTGGCGTTCTCGCGCGTTGGGTAAAACCGCTGTTCGATATGACAGCCAAGCCCTCGAAGCCGACGCCCTGCACTTCACGACAGACATTTGGTCGAGCGGCGTAGTCGTAATCGGACTCGCCTTGGTATGGGTCGGCCATCGCATGGGCATTCCCTGGCTGCGCGTGGCTGATCCCTTGGCAGCGCTGGCCGTCGCAGGCGTCATTATTTATGTAAGTTCGCGGTTGGCGCGGCAGACGATAGATGCCTTGCTCGATGCGGCTCCGACCGGGGTTCGCGGCCAGATCATACGAGCTGTGGCCGACATCCATGGCGTGCTCGATGTCGATCGTGTTCGGGTTCGCCGCGCTGGCAATAGATACTTCGCTGAAGTTCAGGTCGCGCTGAATCGCAATGCAACCTTGCAGCATTCCGAGAGCATGGCATCATCCGTGACCGATGCCGTTCACAGCGTGCTTCCCGATGCCGACGTTACCATTCGTACGCTTCCCCGAGCCACTGGAGCAGAAAGTATTTTCGATCGCATCCATGCAGTAGCGGCGCGGCATAATCTTGGCGTTCACGACGTCAACGTTCAGGACCTGAACGGGAAATTGCATGTCGAGCAGCATCTGGAACTGGATGAGCGTATGTCCCTGAAGGACGCCCACGACTTCGTTACCGTCCTCGAGTCAGAGATGCGCAGCGAAGTTCCCGAGATCGATTCGATCCTTACGCACATTGAGAGCGACTCGGCGACCATCGAAACCGGCGATGCCACGTTTCACGATGCTTCTCTGGAGAAGAAGCTCAGAAACATAGTCGAGAGAGAATTTCCTGAGATTATCGATTTGCATGAGATTGTCTTGAAGAGAGTGCGGAATCGCATCTATCTCTCTTGCCACACTACCTTGCCAGACGATCTGTCGCTGGCGCGCGTTCACGATATTTCAACGGCGTTGGAAATTCGTTTTAAGCAGGCTGCTCCAGAGCTTTTCAAGGTACTCATCCATACCGAACCGCAGACGGATAATCGAAGATGATTGCAGACAAACTCCAAACCCGGGAGCGAAACTAACGGTATATGCAAAAACATAAAGTCGTAGTATTCAGCCAGCCTGGCTGACCGCCGTGCCGCACTGCCGAGGCCTTCCTCTCGGAGAGAGGAATCGATTTCGAAATACGAGACGTTTCGCGCGACTACTCGGCTGTCCGAGATTTGGTCGGAAAATATCAGAGCCGTTCCACTCCTACCATCGTTGTTGGCGACCAGGTGATGATTGGCTTCGATCCCCAGCGACTCGAACAGATGCTCCAGGCTTAGCGCCGCAAAAATCGAAGGCTACCTGCTCATCGCTGCCGCAGCGTTCTGCTACGGAGCTTCGGCGGCGGTCGGCAAAGTTGTCTTCAACGGACAAAGCTGGCTGCACGGAACCAGCATCGATCCTCTCATCCTCTCGCAGGCGCGATCGACCTTCGCCGTACTCGTCCTGCTTCCACTCGTCGCTGCCGGTCCTGGAGTGGGAACGTTACGCGCCAGCCGTCGCACGCTGTGGAAATGCGCAGCTATGGGAGTCTTGGGCCTGTGCGGCGCCAACTTCTTCTATTACTACGCAATCGCCAAGAGCACCGTTGCAACCGCGATCACGGTGCAGTACACCGCTCCAGTCTGGGTTTATGCATACACAGTCGTGGCGAGACAGCAGCGCATATCGTGGCTTCGCAGTTTGGCCGTGGTGCTGGCATTCGTAGGATGTGGACTAGTCGCGCTTACCGCGCCGCAGGCTCATCTAAAGGCAAGCACCATCGGAATCGTTGCGGCGCTGGGTGCCGCGTTTTCCTACTCGTTCTACAACGTTATCGGCGCTGATCTGCTCAAGCAGTTTTCCCGCTGGTTGGTGCTCTTTTATGCGCTTCTCTTCTCAACGATCTTTTGGCTGATCGTGAATCCTCCATGGCGCGTCGCAGCCCAGCATTACTCCGAACGCGAATGGTTGTTTCTTTTCGGATTTGCAATCATCTCGATGCTCCTGCCATTCGCTCTGTATCTCGGAGGACTTCGCCTGCTTGATCCGACCAGCGCGATCGTAACTAGCTGTCTCGAGCCAGTGTTCGCCAGCGTGCTCGCGGCAACTTTTGCAGGTGAGGGCTTGCGTGTGTGGCAGATTGTCGGGATGGCGCTGGTGCTGAGCCAGTCAGTGGTGATTCAACTGCCTGAGCGCGGTGAAAGGAAGCGGGAAAGGAGTGTGTAGTGGGGCCGTTGGCCTTTGTCATTCCGAAAACAGGCTCACGCGCAGTTTGCGTGAGCCGGAGTGAGGAATCCCTATTGCACCCATGCGTTCGAGGTTAGGATGCGTAGGAGTCGATAGGGATTTCTCCGCCAAAACCAGGCGTTCGGAATGACAGAACAGCCGACTAATACTCCTGTTGCATCGACTTCGCCTCATCCCAAGTAACGCGCCGCTTGTTGCGATAGGCCAGATTGGCCATGTGGCCCGCGACGGCCGAGAGATATCCGATCTCAACCGGCGCATTCGGCTGCTTGCGCGAGCGCACGCAGTCGATCCAGTTCTGCATGTGATT from Terriglobales bacterium encodes:
- the ileS gene encoding isoleucine--tRNA ligase, which gives rise to MASELKDTLNLPKTDFAMKANLPQNEPKRLKFWRQIGIYQRIREARKNAPPYLLHDGPPYANGEIHLGHALNKCLKDFVVKSKTMAGFDAPYVPGWDCHGLPIEIKVDEKLGRKKLELAPAQVRSECRKYAQKYLDIQSDQFQRIGVFGQFDHPYSTMSREYESVIARVFFDFWENGFVYKGLRPVYWCIFDRTALAEAEVEYEQHTSPSVWVKYALTSPPDAIDPALINKQVNTIIWTTTPWTLPASMAVAFHPDYEYVALEDAKSDEVYIVADGLAEATRENAGLKDAKVVARFPGRKLEGTTFQHPFLDRKILGVLADYVTLEQGTGAVHTAPSHGADDFYTGVKYGIDPTCNVDGAGRLHNGLPEYEGKTVFEANQPIIELLKSRDVLMGESKITHSYPHCWRCHNPVIFRATEQWFIGMESAMHSSTLRQRALDEIKKVKWDPGWGEERISNMVASRPDWCISRQRVWGVPIPILFCDGCNQPLRSKTANEAVIALFAREGADAWYTREVNQILPDDVKCQQCSGKNFRKEFDIIDVWFESGSSWAAVMKENVADMYIEGGDQHRGWFQSSLLCSVGTRNRAPYKTAVTCGWTLDPEGRAMSKSLGNGVDPVEVANKLGAEIVRLWVASVDFREDMHASDELMQRVADNYRDIRNAFRWILGNLDGFEPERDQVTFEHMEPIDRYMLLLTADLVRDVLLWYEKFEFHRIYQRVIAFRTSELSNFYFDVLKDRLYTHPRTSQARRSGQTAIWRIGQALVRLLAPMMSFTAEEVWQFLPSVGEKPESVHLALFPTPEEVLGNTEHTPDVSGKSMPSGTEQIRADWDRLLLIREEVFRHLETARKDKVIGSGLQAKVRISAPPETYVLLDRYRETLRYLLIVSQVELQTLASSGNGAGLKIEIFPADGKKCERCWNYSTQVGADPEFPTVCERCSGWLPEILATAGGRS
- the lspA gene encoding signal peptidase II — its product is MSTGTLRKYVLLIAGVVLALDRFSKWIISRSIPLHDSVNVIPGFFKLTHVTNGGAAFGLFADSPSELRIVFLIFFSLLALAVVLALLWRHTQGLNSTAVALSLILGGAFGNLWDRVLSGHVVDFLEFYIGQYVWPDFNIADSAIVVGAAILMVEILFAPKHQPAYKDGVIAQPSSEAE
- a CDS encoding glutaredoxin family protein, producing MKLFSWRKREKAVNGTVKVSMYTLSICPSCNKAKKFFTERYIPFKFINYDLADEATQEKILRELEAEQVVAFPFVRIGDEAVQGYDPKRYAKLLESAENSEASVAAS
- a CDS encoding DMT family transporter, translated to MAADSSTQLQTQTPEELQHGSSSVWPVVSLAAAGCLWGTGFFFGKIAFAEMNVFENCGYRFIFGSLGLLPILWKRPPRFHNRHAWMLLLAASIVGVPVQFLMQFKGLQLTTVSHASLIVGILPVLLALSSAALFKDKMKGYEYALMLLSALGAVLIAFSRKSVGGPQPTVAGDLLVFVSMFAALVMILISKRLMTEYGSLQVTATMLLIGTVILLVWTEATHPVRIHFSVRVWLAVIAQGFLATTGAYVFWNWGLARVPAARAGVFLNLEPLIGTLLGLAILHERLGTVGILGGLMTLSSAAYFSRRSGAGTISG
- a CDS encoding peroxiredoxin-like family protein → MAQSYSERLADVILPDTGGNNVRLGSLWQERPAAVVFLRHYGUIFCREHAAQLREHQSEFDRKGAGLAAIGLGDPHYARAFREESGIKFPLLIDELRQAYRTLDLKQANLFHLFWKVNSLGRKRAKASGHRQHKMGKDPFQLGGSFVFGPGNVDHFVHISETFSDNAPPDVLLSAIP
- a CDS encoding VOC family protein, which codes for MAPDVRGMTPLLQVFDMATSLNFYCDVLGFEIVTTDSNTVAPNHNWVWLRLGGADLMLNTAYEYENRPSMPDPLRISSHDDTCLYFGAPDVDAVYEHLIARGVAVKKPQIAYYGMKQLYLHDPDGFNLCFQWKAEVATNTSA
- a CDS encoding NAD-dependent epimerase/dehydratase family protein, which gives rise to MASKKPALLVTGVSGSLGRRLLPLLQEFHVIGLDIAPPEGIESSIEFEKIDLGQESSCGRMAAILRETHAVGIVHLAFVLDPLRTGILDRDRMWRINVAGTARVLEAIAEANRMGASLEKLIHLSSVSVYGPNLKRSARENDELKAHTLTYAVHKKEAELAVQARVQSLGGCDVYILRPHIFAGATVQNYMIDCIRGTAYGAGRLGRMLARRKSKLPIILPMGKRFTEHKLQFAHVDDVARVIAWLLARPKASDPLTILNVASRGDSLTVAQCAEIIDTPVKRVPTVTMCRALINTMWNMGVTSIPPDSFPYLIGSYTLDLSKLRSILSEDYEQVIRYSNESALADSATAGVAPDTSY
- a CDS encoding peptidyl-prolyl cis-trans isomerase, with product MIQRHSLFFCTYVLAGACFAFGQAAPGTTAPQSAPTQSSTTPSTIPASPVAPSIASVPESTPVITIDGICDISLNGTIKPAAPAHSTVSRSASAKTSEVQSPKSCKTQITRAEFEKLLKAVAPNAPANVNRQIATRYVQLLTAANEGVKLGINKDPEYEEQLAIARLQVLAQTAERKLQTEAANVSEADEKAYYDQNPSAFEEVTLTRIFIPRNPATPTNPGTAPAQPAAADPQAIADEAHKQLVAGDDPEKVEKTAYEQLKNTTTPPSTKFGSRRRGSLPPAQEGKIFTLNAGDVSEVFSDSIGYTIYKLDSKKELPFDQVKDDIKRRLTQQHLADSRQKIMSASKAEYNDVYFGPEGAAARPMMPTSSPTRGIGSGQGNPPTTTQSPTPK
- a CDS encoding cation-efflux pump, yielding MATSYISGADSVRSEKRSVARNSVIAAVGITALKIFVGIATGSLGLISEAAHSGLDLVAAVITFFSVGVSDKPADADHQYGHGKVENFSAFIETGLLLVTCIWILSEAVRRLFFHHVSIEPSIAAFAVLFLSMAVDFWRSRALGKTAVRYDSQALEADALHFTTDIWSSGVVVIGLALVWVGHRMGIPWLRVADPLAALAVAGVIIYVSSRLARQTIDALLDAAPTGVRGQIIRAVADIHGVLDVDRVRVRRAGNRYFAEVQVALNRNATLQHSESMASSVTDAVHSVLPDADVTIRTLPRATGAESIFDRIHAVAARHNLGVHDVNVQDLNGKLHVEQHLELDERMSLKDAHDFVTVLESEMRSEVPEIDSILTHIESDSATIETGDATFHDASLEKKLRNIVEREFPEIIDLHEIVLKRVRNRIYLSCHTTLPDDLSLARVHDISTALEIRFKQAAPELFKVLIHTEPQTDNRR